The proteins below come from a single Parageobacillus thermoglucosidasius genomic window:
- the murJ gene encoding murein biosynthesis integral membrane protein MurJ, whose protein sequence is MNRKRLFQIIGVVTVINILSRFFGFVREVMIGYHFGTSSLADSVVLAYTIPNFLYLVLGGAVTTAYISIFSKMANDIEKQRFHNTVFTYMLIFLLLITAGLMVFAKPIVAFFFSGLAGSQLMMTSQLFMITAPSALFLVFSMWFSGILNAQDQFYGAAVAALVNNGMFVLLVVLLYPFCGIYAYGWGAVASAAVMLLILFVQLRKNNLHRFQFQLVTTEPEYIARMLKIAVPVLFGGATLQLYIFIQRMFASQLEAGYVAALNYALKFVQLPQVILMTSVTTVIYPMLAKKTAEKDYGGISSIFFRGLKSLFMIIVPVSVFVYFYAEEMVKLIFEYGSFTAQSTKMTAMMLKIFIIGMFAQAANLFITRFFYAMEKSFVPVATGMISVFGVNILIIKLFIGKYGADAVAWGTTVSAIVQFLMLAIASVVQLRLQPEKEAQWLRLILYALCATIAAAIIHKYIDFHHHIANIFIGGLTFVLVSLLLLKSFRLMSFQRLPMMK, encoded by the coding sequence GTGAACAGAAAACGTCTGTTTCAAATCATTGGTGTCGTAACGGTTATTAACATATTGTCGCGGTTTTTCGGGTTTGTGCGTGAAGTGATGATTGGATATCATTTTGGCACGTCCTCATTGGCAGACAGTGTTGTTTTGGCCTATACCATTCCGAACTTTTTGTATTTAGTGCTTGGCGGGGCGGTTACGACCGCCTATATTAGTATCTTTAGCAAAATGGCAAACGATATAGAGAAGCAGCGCTTTCACAATACCGTATTTACGTATATGCTGATTTTCTTATTATTGATCACAGCAGGATTAATGGTGTTTGCAAAACCAATTGTCGCATTCTTTTTTTCCGGCCTCGCCGGTTCACAGTTGATGATGACGTCGCAGCTTTTTATGATTACAGCCCCTTCTGCGCTATTTCTTGTTTTTTCAATGTGGTTTTCTGGCATTTTAAACGCGCAAGATCAATTTTATGGCGCTGCCGTTGCGGCATTGGTGAATAACGGAATGTTTGTGCTGCTGGTCGTGCTGCTTTATCCTTTTTGCGGTATTTATGCATATGGATGGGGGGCGGTGGCGAGCGCCGCGGTGATGCTGCTGATTTTGTTTGTTCAGCTGCGGAAAAATAACTTGCACCGCTTTCAGTTTCAATTGGTGACGACGGAACCGGAGTACATCGCCAGAATGTTAAAAATTGCGGTACCCGTCTTGTTTGGCGGCGCGACGCTGCAATTATATATTTTTATTCAGCGCATGTTTGCCTCACAGCTTGAGGCCGGGTATGTGGCGGCTTTAAATTATGCTTTGAAATTTGTCCAGTTGCCGCAAGTGATTTTAATGACTAGCGTAACGACAGTGATCTACCCAATGCTTGCCAAAAAAACAGCGGAGAAGGATTATGGCGGCATTTCATCGATATTTTTCCGCGGGCTGAAATCGCTGTTCATGATTATTGTTCCTGTTTCGGTTTTTGTTTATTTTTACGCCGAAGAAATGGTGAAGCTGATTTTTGAATATGGATCATTTACAGCGCAATCGACAAAAATGACGGCGATGATGCTGAAAATTTTCATCATTGGGATGTTTGCCCAAGCTGCCAATCTGTTTATTACACGGTTTTTTTATGCGATGGAGAAATCATTTGTTCCTGTAGCGACTGGAATGATTTCCGTATTTGGCGTCAATATTTTGATTATTAAGCTGTTCATCGGAAAATATGGGGCGGATGCTGTGGCATGGGGAACGACGGTTAGCGCCATTGTCCAATTTCTCATGCTGGCTATTGCAAGCGTCGTGCAGTTGCGCCTTCAACCGGAAAAAGAAGCACAGTGGCTTCGGCTAATCTTGTATGCTCTTTGTGCAACGATTGCCGCGGCAATAATTCATAAATATATCGATTTTCACCATCATATTGCCAATATTTTTATAGGAGGTCTCACGTTTGTTCTCGTTTCTCTTCTTTTGCTGAAATCATTCCGCTTGATGTCTTTTCAACGGCTGCCGATGATGAAATAG
- a CDS encoding sensor histidine kinase, translating into MSANKNLNVKELDKIVEKMIDTVQHSKDEIFRIGEQSRQEYEWMVKELAEVKAAIHRTIEEADKLEVQTRRSRQRLSEVSRNFASHSENEIREAYEKAHELHMELAMVREREKQLRLRRDELERRLIGLKETIERADHLVGQVTVVLNYLTSDFRQVGEFIEGARRKQEFGLKIIEAQEEERKRLSREIHDGPAQTLAHVIIRSDLMEKVLKDRGIEAAISEIRDFKKMVRSALYEVRRIIYDLRPMALDDLGLVPTLRKYLQTVEDYSKGIDISFVHIGKEMRLPPRLEVAVFRLVQEAVQNALKHAEATKIEVKTEMCSGQLLVMVKDDGKGFDTTVKKENAFGLMGMKERVDLLEGTLTIRSKIGAGTTIFIRIPLNI; encoded by the coding sequence ATGTCGGCAAATAAAAACTTGAATGTGAAAGAATTGGATAAAATTGTCGAAAAAATGATCGACACCGTTCAACATAGCAAGGATGAAATTTTCCGGATTGGCGAACAGTCGCGCCAAGAATACGAATGGATGGTCAAAGAACTGGCAGAGGTAAAGGCAGCGATCCACAGGACGATCGAGGAGGCGGACAAGCTTGAAGTGCAAACACGGCGCTCCCGCCAGCGCCTTTCGGAGGTGAGCCGGAATTTCGCGTCACATTCAGAAAATGAAATCCGCGAGGCGTATGAAAAAGCGCATGAATTGCACATGGAGCTGGCGATGGTCCGGGAAAGGGAAAAGCAGTTGCGGTTGCGCCGGGATGAGCTGGAGCGGCGTTTAATCGGGCTGAAAGAAACGATCGAACGAGCTGATCATTTAGTCGGGCAAGTGACGGTTGTTCTTAATTATTTGACCAGCGATTTCCGGCAAGTTGGTGAATTTATTGAAGGAGCGAGACGGAAGCAAGAATTTGGCTTAAAAATTATTGAAGCACAAGAAGAAGAACGCAAACGGCTGTCGCGGGAAATTCACGACGGCCCGGCGCAAACGCTCGCGCATGTGATTATTCGTTCCGATTTAATGGAAAAAGTGTTAAAAGACCGCGGGATCGAAGCGGCTATTTCGGAGATCCGCGATTTTAAAAAAATGGTCCGTTCAGCTCTTTACGAAGTGCGAAGAATTATTTATGATTTAAGACCAATGGCGCTTGACGATTTAGGATTAGTTCCTACACTAAGAAAATACTTGCAGACAGTCGAAGACTATAGTAAAGGAATCGATATCTCATTTGTCCATATCGGGAAAGAAATGAGACTTCCGCCCCGTTTGGAAGTCGCGGTGTTTCGCCTCGTTCAAGAAGCGGTGCAAAATGCCCTGAAACATGCTGAAGCAACGAAAATTGAAGTGAAAACGGAAATGTGCAGCGGCCAGCTGCTTGTGATGGTGAAAGATGACGGAAAAGGGTTTGACACAACGGTGAAAAAAGAAAATGCTTTTGGGTTAATGGGGATGAAAGAACGGGTTGACTTATTGGAAGGCACGTTAACGATTCGCTCAAAGATCGGGGCCGGCACAACCATTTTCATTCGCATTCCATTGAACATATAA
- a CDS encoding YigZ family protein, producing MLQKYYTVKGYGENEIVIEKSRFICYINRATTEEEAVQFIQQIKKKHWDATHNCSAYIIGEHDQIQKANDDGEPSGTAGIPMLEVLKKKGLKDTVAVVTRYFGGIKLGAGGLVRAYGKSVSEGLKAAGIVERRLTRVMHVTIDYTWLGKVENELRSSDYTIKDIHYSENVEMEIFVEETEKQTFVDWMTELTNGRAEIREGETEYLEIDVP from the coding sequence TTGTTGCAAAAATACTATACAGTAAAAGGATATGGCGAAAATGAAATCGTCATTGAAAAATCCCGCTTTATTTGCTATATCAACCGAGCGACGACAGAAGAAGAAGCAGTCCAGTTTATCCAGCAAATAAAAAAAAAGCATTGGGACGCGACTCATAATTGTTCTGCCTACATCATCGGCGAGCACGATCAAATCCAAAAAGCGAACGATGACGGGGAACCGAGCGGCACTGCCGGCATCCCGATGCTGGAAGTGCTGAAGAAAAAAGGGCTGAAAGATACCGTCGCTGTGGTCACTCGCTATTTTGGCGGCATTAAACTTGGGGCAGGCGGCCTTGTGCGCGCATACGGAAAATCGGTGTCAGAAGGGCTGAAAGCAGCCGGCATCGTCGAACGCCGCCTAACGCGCGTCATGCATGTCACCATCGATTACACATGGCTTGGAAAAGTGGAAAATGAATTGCGCTCTTCTGACTATACTATAAAAGACATCCATTACTCCGAAAATGTTGAGATGGAAATTTTTGTTGAGGAAACAGAAAAGCAAACATTTGTCGACTGGATGACGGAGCTGACAAACGGAAGGGCAGAAATAAGAGAAGGAGAAACAGAATATCTCGAAATAGACGTCCCTTAA
- a CDS encoding ComF family protein gives MNCLLCHTPYNPITSWQHFLTLKKADCLCAKCRNALLKIAGDICDICGRPSAGLKPSHQQKRLCADCIRWQADDEWKDVLTKNRSVYMYNDFMKEVVALWKFRGDYAVVQAFQDEFCREFYRHFDNTFLIVPVPLSAERLFERGFNQAKALAELLALPIHELLCRRHLEKQSKKSRLERLRTENVFRLSEQTSLQGKPIVLIDDIYTTGTTLRHAAKVLLKAGAASVSSLTLARG, from the coding sequence ATGAATTGTTTGCTTTGCCACACGCCGTACAATCCAATCACAAGCTGGCAGCATTTTTTGACGTTAAAAAAAGCGGACTGCCTCTGTGCGAAATGCCGCAATGCTTTGCTGAAAATTGCCGGAGACATTTGCGATATTTGCGGCCGGCCTTCCGCGGGCCTTAAACCATCGCATCAACAAAAGAGGCTATGCGCTGATTGCATCCGCTGGCAAGCAGACGATGAATGGAAAGATGTGTTAACGAAAAACCGCTCAGTGTATATGTACAATGATTTTATGAAGGAAGTGGTTGCGCTTTGGAAATTTCGCGGCGACTACGCGGTGGTCCAAGCGTTTCAGGACGAATTTTGCCGCGAGTTTTACCGCCATTTTGACAATACCTTTCTGATCGTCCCTGTTCCTCTCAGCGCCGAGCGCCTGTTCGAACGCGGCTTTAACCAGGCAAAGGCGCTCGCCGAGCTGCTTGCCCTCCCTATTCATGAGCTGCTTTGCCGCCGCCATTTGGAAAAACAGTCCAAAAAGTCGCGCCTTGAGCGGCTGCGGACCGAAAACGTTTTTCGCCTGTCGGAACAAACATCTTTGCAGGGCAAACCGATTGTGTTAATCGACGACATTTATACGACAGGGACGACATTAAGGCATGCGGCGAAGGTGTTGCTTAAGGCTGGCGCTGCCTCTGTTTCTTCGTTAACATTGGCAAGAGGTTAA
- a CDS encoding flagellar biosynthesis protein FlhB, whose product MKNGYQHFSALASYQSGADQLPEPKIHTVNEIIKQAQQQRIPMQSDSALVKHLVDPENRVPSQLYAVIGEILKLIKNIERQ is encoded by the coding sequence ATGAAGAACGGTTATCAGCATTTTTCTGCGCTGGCAAGTTATCAAAGCGGAGCCGATCAGCTGCCGGAGCCAAAAATCCATACTGTAAACGAAATAATCAAGCAGGCGCAACAGCAGCGCATTCCTATGCAAAGCGATTCAGCGCTTGTTAAGCATTTAGTTGACCCGGAAAATCGTGTTCCTTCACAGCTTTATGCGGTGATTGGGGAAATTTTGAAATTAATTAAGAACATCGAACGGCAATAG
- a CDS encoding glycosyltransferase family 4 protein, producing MLYLWMTLLICFVCSVVLTPIVKKLAFAVGATDKPNYRKVHQKIMPRLGGLAIYISFLIGYAILRPWNEDWMYILLGSFVIVVIGVLDDIYELPAKIKFFGQLIAAFIVVVIGGLQVTFINLPFGGELHFGILSIPISIIWIVGITNAINLIDGLDGLAAGVSAIALITISGMAIIMGDWFVSSVGIIMLGSTLGFLLYNFHPAKIFMGDTGALFLGYMISVLALLGFKNVTFISFVIPVLILGVPISDTFFAIIRRIVKKQPLSAPDKSHLHHCLLRLGYSHRQTVLIIYGMSALFGLIAIILSQAAVWVSMIILAVVLLALELVAEKIGLVDSNYRPILKIMRVIRYAGGKQN from the coding sequence ATGTTATATTTATGGATGACGCTGCTTATATGTTTTGTCTGTTCAGTCGTTTTGACTCCAATTGTTAAAAAATTAGCGTTTGCTGTTGGAGCGACTGATAAGCCAAACTACCGGAAAGTGCACCAGAAAATAATGCCGCGTTTAGGCGGTTTAGCGATATATATCAGCTTTTTGATCGGTTATGCGATTTTGCGCCCATGGAACGAAGACTGGATGTATATTTTGCTTGGAAGCTTTGTTATCGTTGTTATCGGTGTTCTTGATGACATTTATGAACTTCCGGCAAAAATAAAATTTTTCGGCCAGCTGATCGCCGCATTTATTGTGGTGGTCATTGGAGGGCTGCAAGTCACCTTTATCAACCTGCCGTTTGGAGGAGAGCTGCACTTTGGAATATTGAGCATCCCAATCTCCATTATTTGGATTGTGGGGATTACCAATGCCATCAACTTAATCGATGGGCTTGATGGACTAGCCGCGGGAGTGTCTGCGATTGCCTTAATTACTATTTCTGGAATGGCCATCATTATGGGCGACTGGTTCGTTTCCTCGGTAGGGATCATTATGCTTGGAAGCACGTTAGGATTTTTATTATATAATTTCCATCCAGCGAAAATTTTTATGGGCGATACAGGAGCTTTATTTTTAGGGTATATGATTTCGGTCTTGGCGTTGCTCGGCTTTAAAAACGTTACATTCATCTCATTTGTCATTCCTGTACTAATTTTAGGAGTGCCGATTTCAGACACATTTTTCGCCATCATTCGCCGAATCGTCAAAAAGCAGCCTTTATCTGCGCCAGACAAATCGCATTTGCATCATTGTTTGCTCCGGCTTGGATATAGCCATCGGCAAACGGTCCTTATTATTTATGGTATGAGCGCCTTGTTTGGACTTATAGCGATTATTTTATCGCAGGCTGCTGTTTGGGTGTCAATGATTATACTTGCCGTTGTTTTGCTTGCTCTTGAATTGGTGGCAGAAAAAATTGGCCTCGTTGACAGCAATTATCGCCCGATTTTAAAAATTATGCGAGTTATTCGCTATGCCGGTGGAAAGCAAAATTAA
- a CDS encoding LCP family protein gives MVDERTTINGRKRYKKKKKKKRRRRILFVLFMLSLLLLVSSLGYASFLLHKAESVMNKSYEMLRYDNAESLDPKKDNFSVLFIGVDDSRTRNFQKDTRSDALILATFNAKDQSVKMVSIPRDSYVYIPCEDKYDKITHAHAYGGVKCTVETVENLFDIHINYYVKMNFYAFMDVVDALGGIEVEVPYNIKEKDSEDHHNAIVLKKGLQKLNGEEALALARTRKKDNDIERGKRQQEILKAILKKASQASSITKYDDVIEAVGNNMKTNFTFDQIKSLVYYVVSNKNLSIESLHLTGTDSNDGVYYYMLDEQSVQEISETLQNHLR, from the coding sequence ATGGTAGATGAAAGAACGACAATAAATGGACGAAAGCGATACAAAAAGAAAAAAAAGAAAAAGCGAAGAAGACGCATTTTATTCGTGCTGTTTATGCTCAGCTTATTATTGTTAGTCAGTTCTTTAGGATATGCTTCATTTTTGCTGCATAAGGCCGAATCGGTGATGAACAAGTCATATGAAATGCTCAGATATGATAACGCCGAGTCTCTTGACCCAAAAAAGGATAATTTTTCTGTGCTGTTTATTGGCGTCGATGACAGCCGCACGCGCAATTTCCAAAAAGATACCAGGTCTGATGCGCTGATTCTCGCCACATTTAACGCGAAAGACCAATCTGTGAAAATGGTGAGCATTCCGCGCGACTCATACGTATATATTCCATGTGAGGACAAATATGATAAAATTACGCACGCACATGCTTATGGAGGCGTAAAGTGCACCGTTGAAACAGTCGAAAATTTATTTGATATCCACATCAATTATTACGTCAAAATGAATTTCTATGCCTTCATGGATGTCGTCGATGCGTTGGGCGGAATCGAAGTTGAAGTGCCTTATAACATTAAAGAAAAAGATTCAGAAGACCATCATAACGCCATTGTCCTGAAAAAAGGGCTTCAAAAGTTAAACGGTGAAGAAGCGCTCGCCCTTGCGAGAACGCGAAAGAAAGATAACGACATCGAACGCGGGAAACGCCAGCAAGAAATTTTAAAAGCGATTTTGAAGAAAGCGAGCCAGGCGAGTTCCATTACAAAATACGACGATGTCATCGAAGCGGTCGGAAACAACATGAAAACAAACTTTACGTTTGACCAGATAAAATCTCTTGTCTATTATGTCGTAAGCAACAAAAATCTCTCGATTGAATCACTCCATCTCACCGGAACAGACAGCAATGACGGAGTTTATTACTACATGTTAGATGAACAGTCTGTTCAAGAAATCAGTGAAACGCTCCAAAATCATTTGCGGTGA
- a CDS encoding DEAD/DEAH box helicase codes for MRFIVDKGRLIPEALAKTGKNAKPISHIDFTSSLQPTPGFPYSPELLSFLEGRQLLLEELPFSLHLIQTHYEHGYLFYEKGIVKTKHGWRCIRCGNEDGRFFASFPCARCHTVCTYCRKCIMMGRVSECTPLVASRFSFPQPRYLSPLSWNGTLSKGQQRAAGAVEDAIAQNSELTVWAVCGAGKTEVLFQGIARALEMGKRVCIATPRTDVVRELAPRLRLVFPGVPLIALYGGSEDRGKSAPLVISTTHQLLRFYRAFDVMVIDEVDAFPYSVEPMLEYAAAKARKAESSLIYLTATPHPAWQRDIRRGKRKAVTIPARYHGFPLPVPSFEWCGNWRRQLKRGRLPRNVAAWVLSRMETKKQAFLFVPQIDVLEQVVHIVKQWHERVEGVHAEDPERAEKVQAFRDGRIPLLVTTTILERGVTVPNIDVAVLGAEDDIFTESALVQIAGRVGRSVQHPDGDIRFFHYGKTRGMVAAKRQIERMNKEAAERGLLRTQ; via the coding sequence ATGCGTTTTATCGTGGACAAAGGAAGGCTTATCCCTGAAGCGCTGGCCAAAACCGGTAAAAATGCCAAACCGATCAGCCATATTGATTTCACATCTTCGCTCCAGCCAACTCCCGGATTTCCGTATTCCCCGGAACTCCTTTCCTTTTTGGAAGGAAGACAGCTTCTTCTTGAAGAACTTCCCTTTTCTCTCCACCTCATTCAAACACATTATGAACATGGCTATCTTTTCTATGAAAAAGGGATTGTAAAAACAAAACATGGATGGCGCTGCATAAGATGCGGAAACGAGGATGGCCGTTTTTTCGCCTCGTTTCCTTGCGCACGCTGCCATACTGTTTGTACGTATTGCCGCAAATGCATCATGATGGGCCGTGTCAGCGAATGCACGCCGCTTGTTGCCTCCCGCTTTTCTTTTCCGCAGCCACGCTATCTTTCCCCGCTTTCATGGAATGGAACGTTATCCAAAGGACAGCAGCGGGCCGCCGGTGCGGTCGAAGACGCGATCGCCCAGAACAGCGAATTGACTGTCTGGGCGGTGTGCGGGGCAGGCAAGACAGAGGTGCTGTTCCAAGGAATCGCACGGGCGCTGGAAATGGGAAAACGCGTATGCATCGCCACGCCAAGAACCGATGTCGTGCGCGAGCTTGCTCCCCGCTTGCGGCTGGTGTTTCCGGGTGTTCCCCTCATTGCCTTGTACGGCGGCAGCGAAGACCGCGGCAAATCCGCCCCTCTTGTTATTTCCACCACCCACCAGCTTTTACGGTTTTACCGCGCCTTTGACGTGATGGTGATTGATGAAGTGGATGCTTTTCCGTACTCTGTTGAGCCAATGCTTGAGTATGCCGCCGCCAAAGCGCGCAAAGCAGAGTCCAGCCTGATTTATTTAACCGCGACCCCTCATCCGGCGTGGCAGCGGGACATCAGGCGCGGCAAACGGAAAGCCGTCACCATTCCCGCCCGCTACCACGGTTTTCCCCTCCCTGTGCCGTCGTTCGAATGGTGCGGCAACTGGCGCAGGCAGCTGAAGCGCGGGCGCCTTCCCCGCAATGTGGCGGCATGGGTCCTATCCCGCATGGAAACAAAAAAACAAGCGTTTTTATTCGTCCCCCAGATTGATGTGCTCGAACAAGTCGTACACATAGTTAAACAATGGCATGAGCGGGTTGAAGGCGTCCACGCGGAAGACCCGGAGCGCGCCGAGAAAGTGCAGGCGTTTCGCGACGGGCGCATTCCGCTTCTTGTCACTACGACCATTTTAGAGCGCGGCGTGACCGTCCCAAACATCGATGTCGCCGTGCTTGGCGCCGAAGACGATATTTTTACGGAAAGCGCGCTCGTGCAAATTGCCGGCCGCGTCGGCCGCAGCGTCCAGCATCCAGACGGCGATATCCGCTTTTTCCATTATGGAAAGACGAGAGGAATGGTGGCAGCGAAGCGGCAGATTGAAAGAATGAATAAGGAAGCAGCGGAAAGGGGGCTATTGAGGACGCAATGA
- a CDS encoding response regulator: MKTRIAIIDDHQLFREGMKRILEFEEEFEVVAEGADGSEALAIVEQHRPDIVIMDINMPNTNGVEATRQLVEMYPDTKIVVLSIHDDENYVMRALQMGATGYLLKDMDADTLIEAVKIVAEGGSYLHPKITHNLIREYRRLSAGKNEKEGEGKREARWPLHLLTRRECEVLQLLADGKSNRGIGEALYISEKTVKNHVSNILQKLNVNDRTQAVIVAIKNGWVEVR; this comes from the coding sequence GTGAAAACACGCATTGCTATCATTGACGATCATCAATTGTTTCGGGAAGGGATGAAGCGGATTTTAGAATTTGAAGAAGAGTTTGAGGTGGTCGCCGAGGGAGCAGACGGAAGCGAAGCGCTCGCGATTGTCGAACAACACCGTCCTGACATTGTCATCATGGATATTAATATGCCAAACACCAATGGAGTTGAGGCAACGAGACAGCTGGTGGAAATGTATCCTGACACGAAAATTGTCGTTCTTTCGATTCATGATGACGAAAACTATGTGATGCGCGCACTGCAAATGGGCGCTACCGGCTATTTATTAAAAGACATGGATGCAGATACATTAATTGAAGCGGTGAAAATCGTCGCAGAAGGCGGCTCCTATTTGCATCCGAAGATAACGCATAATTTAATTCGCGAATACCGCCGGCTGTCGGCTGGAAAAAACGAAAAGGAAGGAGAAGGGAAGCGGGAAGCCCGCTGGCCGCTTCATTTGCTAACGCGGCGCGAATGTGAAGTGTTGCAGCTGTTAGCAGACGGAAAAAGCAACCGCGGCATCGGCGAGGCGCTTTACATTAGCGAAAAAACAGTGAAAAACCATGTCAGCAATATTTTGCAAAAACTGAACGTGAATGACCGGACACAAGCGGTCATTGTCGCCATCAAAAACGGCTGGGTCGAAGTCCGCTAG
- a CDS encoding DegV family protein, giving the protein MKTAIVTDSTAYIPKDVRDRLRIRMIPLSVAFGGETYREEVDISAEQFFEKIKQHKELPTTSQPAVGEFVELFTSLREEGYDAVISIHLSSGISGTYQGALTAGNMVDGLNVYAYDSEISCMAQGFYAIEAAKMALDGKTPEEIIARIDEMKKTLRAYFMVDDLAHLQRGGRLTGAQAFIGGLLQIKPLLHFENKVIVPFEKIRTRKKAIKRIEELLAEDAAKGVPLKAAIIHANRPDEAEQWKQQLSSLYPNVEFSISYFGPVIATHLGEGALGLTWYQP; this is encoded by the coding sequence ATGAAAACAGCAATTGTAACGGATAGCACCGCGTACATTCCAAAAGATGTGCGCGACCGGTTGAGGATTCGCATGATTCCGCTGAGCGTCGCGTTTGGCGGGGAAACGTACCGCGAGGAAGTCGATATCAGTGCGGAACAATTTTTCGAAAAAATAAAGCAGCATAAAGAACTGCCGACGACTTCCCAGCCAGCGGTTGGCGAGTTTGTTGAGCTGTTTACATCCCTCCGTGAGGAAGGATATGATGCGGTCATCAGCATCCATCTCTCGAGCGGCATCAGCGGGACATACCAAGGAGCGCTGACGGCAGGAAATATGGTCGATGGCCTGAACGTATATGCGTATGATTCGGAAATCAGCTGCATGGCGCAAGGGTTTTACGCGATTGAAGCGGCGAAGATGGCGCTTGACGGAAAAACGCCGGAGGAAATCATCGCGCGAATCGATGAAATGAAAAAAACGCTGCGCGCCTACTTTATGGTGGACGATTTGGCGCATTTGCAGCGCGGCGGAAGGTTGACAGGCGCGCAGGCGTTTATCGGCGGGCTGCTGCAAATTAAGCCGCTGCTTCACTTTGAAAATAAAGTAATCGTTCCGTTTGAAAAAATCCGCACGCGCAAAAAAGCAATCAAGCGGATTGAAGAACTGCTGGCAGAAGACGCGGCAAAAGGCGTGCCGTTAAAAGCGGCGATCATTCACGCCAACCGCCCGGATGAGGCAGAACAATGGAAACAGCAATTATCGAGCCTTTATCCGAACGTCGAGTTTTCCATTAGCTATTTCGGCCCTGTCATCGCCACCCACCTTGGTGAGGGCGCGTTAGGGCTAACGTGGTATCAGCCGTAA
- a CDS encoding YaaR family protein — MEIRKITNANMVNVSKKEAAVSPSVSFAEVVAKQNEELALERFRQLAKEIEEQGKKLAESRSVEDLRKYKRLVKKLLDDAVQNGLRLSEQHGFNWSGRSRLYKMVKEVDKKLIDLTNAVLQKEKQGIDLLGTIGEIQGLIINIYT; from the coding sequence GTGGAAATTCGAAAAATCACAAATGCGAACATGGTGAACGTAAGCAAAAAAGAAGCAGCTGTTTCCCCGTCTGTATCGTTTGCGGAGGTTGTGGCAAAGCAAAACGAAGAACTCGCGCTCGAACGATTTCGCCAGCTTGCGAAAGAAATCGAAGAACAAGGAAAAAAATTAGCAGAATCGCGTTCGGTGGAAGATTTGCGAAAATATAAACGGCTTGTGAAAAAGCTGCTGGATGATGCGGTACAAAACGGTTTGCGATTGTCAGAACAACATGGTTTCAATTGGAGCGGCCGGTCGCGTTTGTACAAAATGGTGAAAGAAGTGGATAAAAAGCTTATCGATCTCACGAATGCGGTGTTGCAAAAAGAAAAACAAGGAATCGACCTTTTAGGCACAATCGGGGAAATTCAAGGGTTAATCATCAATATTTATACGTAA